The Primulina eburnea isolate SZY01 chromosome 8, ASM2296580v1, whole genome shotgun sequence genome contains a region encoding:
- the LOC140840059 gene encoding CBL-interacting serine/threonine-protein kinase 3-like isoform X3: MRFLLKTAVAERRISPPENQVRMSQPKIKRRIGKYEIGRTIGEGTFAKVKFAKDSETGQPVAMKILDKDKVLKHKMTEQIRREIATMKLIKHPNVVRLYEVMASKTKIFIVMEFVTGGELFDNIVNHGRMQEDDARKYFQQLINTVDYCHSRGVFHRDLKPENLLMDDAGNLKVSDFGLSALSQTVRDDGLLHTTCGTPNYVAPEVLNDRGYDGATADLWSCGVILFVLLAGYLPFDDANLMNLYSKISSAEFTCPSWFSFGAMKLIARILEPNPMKRITIPEILEDAWFKKGYKAQIFHEKEDACLDDVEAVFKDSEEHLVMEKKEEQPTAMNAFELISMSKGLNLGNLFNAEQEFKRETRFTSKRPADEIIKKIEQAAKPLGFDIRKKNYKMRLENIKAGRKGNLNVATEVFQVAPSLHMVEFRKAKGDTLEFHKFYKNLLTSLEDVVWITEEGMKK; the protein is encoded by the exons AT GAGGTTCTTGTTGAAGACTGCTGTTGCTGAGCGCAGAATAAGTCCGCCGGAGAATCAAGTGCGGATGAGTCAACCCAAAATTAAGCGTAGAATTGGGAAATATGAAATTGGAAGGACCATTGGTGAGGGCACATTTGCAAAAGTGAAATTTGCTAAGGATTCTGAGACCGGACAACCAGTGGCTATGAAGATCCTCGACAAGGATAAGGTCCTTAAGCACAAAATGACTGAACAG ATTAGGCGGGAAATCGCAACGATGAAATTGATAAAGCATCCCAATGTTGTTCGCTTGTATGAG GTTATGGCGAGCAAGACCAAGATATTTATTGTTATGGAATTTGTTACTGGAGGAGAGCTCTTTGATAATATT GTGAATCACGGACGAATGCAAGAAGATGATGctagaaaatattttcaacagCTCATTAATACTGTTGATTATTGCCATAGTAGGGGAGTTTTTCACAGAGATCTGAAG CCGGAAAACTTATTGATGGATGACGCCGGGAACCTAAAAGTTTCCGATTTCGGATTAAGTGCTCTATCTCAAACTGTCCGG GATGATGGTTTACTGCATACTACCTGTGGAACTCCGAATTATGTCGCTCCTGAG GTTCTCAACGATCGAGGCTACGATGGAGCAACTGCCGACTTGTGGTCATGTGGAGTGATACTCTTTGTTTTGCTTGCAGGATACTTGCCTTTCGACGATGCAAATCTTATGAACTTGTATTCAAAA ATATCTTCTGCCGAGTTCACTTGCCCCTCGTGGTTTTCCTTTGGTGCCATGAAATTAATTGCTCGGATTCTTGAACCAAATCCCATGAAA CGTATTACTATCCCTGAAATATTGGAAGATGCGTGGTTTAAGAAAGGTTACAAAGCACAGATATTTCACGAGAAAGAAGATGCATGTTTGGATGACGTTGAAGCTGTTTTTAAGGATTCCGAG GAACATCTTGTGATGGAGAAAAAGGAGGAACAACCAACGGCAATGAACGCCTTTGAGCTAATCTCCATGTCTAAAGGTCTCAATCTTGGGAATCTATTCAATGCAGAACAG GAATTCAAGAGGGAAACGAGGTTTACATCCAAGCGCCCTGCCGATGAGATCATAAAGAAAATCGAACAAGCAGCAAAACCACTCGGTTTTGACATTCGCAAGAAGAACTACAAG ATGAGGCTTGAAAACATAAAAGCTGGAAGAAAAGGAAACCTTAACGTTGCTACCGAG GTCTTTCAAGTTGCCCCTTCTCTGCATATGGTTGAGTTTAGAAAGGCCAAGGGAGATACCTTGGAGTTCCACAAG TTCTACAAAAATCTGTTAACCTCCCTTGAGGACGTAGTTTGGATAACCGAAGAGGGCATGAAGAAATGA
- the LOC140840059 gene encoding CBL-interacting serine/threonine-protein kinase 3-like isoform X2, with protein sequence MKLGVRILSLVRKFLNFSCSLSSSVRFGSLGQGLRLRFLLKTAVAERRISPPENQVRMSQPKIKRRIGKYEIGRTIGEGTFAKVKFAKDSETGQPVAMKILDKDKVLKHKMTEQIRREIATMKLIKHPNVVRLYEVMASKTKIFIVMEFVTGGELFDNIVNHGRMQEDDARKYFQQLINTVDYCHSRGVFHRDLKPENLLMDDAGNLKVSDFGLSALSQTVRDDGLLHTTCGTPNYVAPEVLNDRGYDGATADLWSCGVILFVLLAGYLPFDDANLMNLYSKISSAEFTCPSWFSFGAMKLIARILEPNPMKRITIPEILEDAWFKKGYKAQIFHEKEDACLDDVEAVFKDSEEHLVMEKKEEQPTAMNAFELISMSKGLNLGNLFNAEQEFKRETRFTSKRPADEIIKKIEQAAKPLGFDIRKKNYKMRLENIKAGRKGNLNVATEVFQVAPSLHMVEFRKAKGDTLEFHKFYKNLLTSLEDVVWITEEGMKK encoded by the exons ATGAAACTGGGTGTACGGATTCTGAGTTTGGTTCGGAAATTTCTAAATTTCAGTTGTTCTCTCTCATCTTCTGTTAGATTTGGAAGTCTTGGACAAGGTCTGAGATT GAGGTTCTTGTTGAAGACTGCTGTTGCTGAGCGCAGAATAAGTCCGCCGGAGAATCAAGTGCGGATGAGTCAACCCAAAATTAAGCGTAGAATTGGGAAATATGAAATTGGAAGGACCATTGGTGAGGGCACATTTGCAAAAGTGAAATTTGCTAAGGATTCTGAGACCGGACAACCAGTGGCTATGAAGATCCTCGACAAGGATAAGGTCCTTAAGCACAAAATGACTGAACAG ATTAGGCGGGAAATCGCAACGATGAAATTGATAAAGCATCCCAATGTTGTTCGCTTGTATGAG GTTATGGCGAGCAAGACCAAGATATTTATTGTTATGGAATTTGTTACTGGAGGAGAGCTCTTTGATAATATT GTGAATCACGGACGAATGCAAGAAGATGATGctagaaaatattttcaacagCTCATTAATACTGTTGATTATTGCCATAGTAGGGGAGTTTTTCACAGAGATCTGAAG CCGGAAAACTTATTGATGGATGACGCCGGGAACCTAAAAGTTTCCGATTTCGGATTAAGTGCTCTATCTCAAACTGTCCGG GATGATGGTTTACTGCATACTACCTGTGGAACTCCGAATTATGTCGCTCCTGAG GTTCTCAACGATCGAGGCTACGATGGAGCAACTGCCGACTTGTGGTCATGTGGAGTGATACTCTTTGTTTTGCTTGCAGGATACTTGCCTTTCGACGATGCAAATCTTATGAACTTGTATTCAAAA ATATCTTCTGCCGAGTTCACTTGCCCCTCGTGGTTTTCCTTTGGTGCCATGAAATTAATTGCTCGGATTCTTGAACCAAATCCCATGAAA CGTATTACTATCCCTGAAATATTGGAAGATGCGTGGTTTAAGAAAGGTTACAAAGCACAGATATTTCACGAGAAAGAAGATGCATGTTTGGATGACGTTGAAGCTGTTTTTAAGGATTCCGAG GAACATCTTGTGATGGAGAAAAAGGAGGAACAACCAACGGCAATGAACGCCTTTGAGCTAATCTCCATGTCTAAAGGTCTCAATCTTGGGAATCTATTCAATGCAGAACAG GAATTCAAGAGGGAAACGAGGTTTACATCCAAGCGCCCTGCCGATGAGATCATAAAGAAAATCGAACAAGCAGCAAAACCACTCGGTTTTGACATTCGCAAGAAGAACTACAAG ATGAGGCTTGAAAACATAAAAGCTGGAAGAAAAGGAAACCTTAACGTTGCTACCGAG GTCTTTCAAGTTGCCCCTTCTCTGCATATGGTTGAGTTTAGAAAGGCCAAGGGAGATACCTTGGAGTTCCACAAG TTCTACAAAAATCTGTTAACCTCCCTTGAGGACGTAGTTTGGATAACCGAAGAGGGCATGAAGAAATGA
- the LOC140840059 gene encoding CBL-interacting serine/threonine-protein kinase 3-like isoform X1 — protein MKLGVRILSLVRKFLNFSCSLSSSVRFGSLGQGLRLWISNFMCRRFLLKTAVAERRISPPENQVRMSQPKIKRRIGKYEIGRTIGEGTFAKVKFAKDSETGQPVAMKILDKDKVLKHKMTEQIRREIATMKLIKHPNVVRLYEVMASKTKIFIVMEFVTGGELFDNIVNHGRMQEDDARKYFQQLINTVDYCHSRGVFHRDLKPENLLMDDAGNLKVSDFGLSALSQTVRDDGLLHTTCGTPNYVAPEVLNDRGYDGATADLWSCGVILFVLLAGYLPFDDANLMNLYSKISSAEFTCPSWFSFGAMKLIARILEPNPMKRITIPEILEDAWFKKGYKAQIFHEKEDACLDDVEAVFKDSEEHLVMEKKEEQPTAMNAFELISMSKGLNLGNLFNAEQEFKRETRFTSKRPADEIIKKIEQAAKPLGFDIRKKNYKMRLENIKAGRKGNLNVATEVFQVAPSLHMVEFRKAKGDTLEFHKFYKNLLTSLEDVVWITEEGMKK, from the exons ATGAAACTGGGTGTACGGATTCTGAGTTTGGTTCGGAAATTTCTAAATTTCAGTTGTTCTCTCTCATCTTCTGTTAGATTTGGAAGTCTTGGACAAGGTCTGAGATTGTGG ATCTCGAATTTTATGTGCAGGAGGTTCTTGTTGAAGACTGCTGTTGCTGAGCGCAGAATAAGTCCGCCGGAGAATCAAGTGCGGATGAGTCAACCCAAAATTAAGCGTAGAATTGGGAAATATGAAATTGGAAGGACCATTGGTGAGGGCACATTTGCAAAAGTGAAATTTGCTAAGGATTCTGAGACCGGACAACCAGTGGCTATGAAGATCCTCGACAAGGATAAGGTCCTTAAGCACAAAATGACTGAACAG ATTAGGCGGGAAATCGCAACGATGAAATTGATAAAGCATCCCAATGTTGTTCGCTTGTATGAG GTTATGGCGAGCAAGACCAAGATATTTATTGTTATGGAATTTGTTACTGGAGGAGAGCTCTTTGATAATATT GTGAATCACGGACGAATGCAAGAAGATGATGctagaaaatattttcaacagCTCATTAATACTGTTGATTATTGCCATAGTAGGGGAGTTTTTCACAGAGATCTGAAG CCGGAAAACTTATTGATGGATGACGCCGGGAACCTAAAAGTTTCCGATTTCGGATTAAGTGCTCTATCTCAAACTGTCCGG GATGATGGTTTACTGCATACTACCTGTGGAACTCCGAATTATGTCGCTCCTGAG GTTCTCAACGATCGAGGCTACGATGGAGCAACTGCCGACTTGTGGTCATGTGGAGTGATACTCTTTGTTTTGCTTGCAGGATACTTGCCTTTCGACGATGCAAATCTTATGAACTTGTATTCAAAA ATATCTTCTGCCGAGTTCACTTGCCCCTCGTGGTTTTCCTTTGGTGCCATGAAATTAATTGCTCGGATTCTTGAACCAAATCCCATGAAA CGTATTACTATCCCTGAAATATTGGAAGATGCGTGGTTTAAGAAAGGTTACAAAGCACAGATATTTCACGAGAAAGAAGATGCATGTTTGGATGACGTTGAAGCTGTTTTTAAGGATTCCGAG GAACATCTTGTGATGGAGAAAAAGGAGGAACAACCAACGGCAATGAACGCCTTTGAGCTAATCTCCATGTCTAAAGGTCTCAATCTTGGGAATCTATTCAATGCAGAACAG GAATTCAAGAGGGAAACGAGGTTTACATCCAAGCGCCCTGCCGATGAGATCATAAAGAAAATCGAACAAGCAGCAAAACCACTCGGTTTTGACATTCGCAAGAAGAACTACAAG ATGAGGCTTGAAAACATAAAAGCTGGAAGAAAAGGAAACCTTAACGTTGCTACCGAG GTCTTTCAAGTTGCCCCTTCTCTGCATATGGTTGAGTTTAGAAAGGCCAAGGGAGATACCTTGGAGTTCCACAAG TTCTACAAAAATCTGTTAACCTCCCTTGAGGACGTAGTTTGGATAACCGAAGAGGGCATGAAGAAATGA
- the LOC140840059 gene encoding CBL-interacting serine/threonine-protein kinase 3-like isoform X4, with protein sequence MSQPKIKRRIGKYEIGRTIGEGTFAKVKFAKDSETGQPVAMKILDKDKVLKHKMTEQIRREIATMKLIKHPNVVRLYEVMASKTKIFIVMEFVTGGELFDNIVNHGRMQEDDARKYFQQLINTVDYCHSRGVFHRDLKPENLLMDDAGNLKVSDFGLSALSQTVRDDGLLHTTCGTPNYVAPEVLNDRGYDGATADLWSCGVILFVLLAGYLPFDDANLMNLYSKISSAEFTCPSWFSFGAMKLIARILEPNPMKRITIPEILEDAWFKKGYKAQIFHEKEDACLDDVEAVFKDSEEHLVMEKKEEQPTAMNAFELISMSKGLNLGNLFNAEQEFKRETRFTSKRPADEIIKKIEQAAKPLGFDIRKKNYKMRLENIKAGRKGNLNVATEVFQVAPSLHMVEFRKAKGDTLEFHKFYKNLLTSLEDVVWITEEGMKK encoded by the exons ATGAGTCAACCCAAAATTAAGCGTAGAATTGGGAAATATGAAATTGGAAGGACCATTGGTGAGGGCACATTTGCAAAAGTGAAATTTGCTAAGGATTCTGAGACCGGACAACCAGTGGCTATGAAGATCCTCGACAAGGATAAGGTCCTTAAGCACAAAATGACTGAACAG ATTAGGCGGGAAATCGCAACGATGAAATTGATAAAGCATCCCAATGTTGTTCGCTTGTATGAG GTTATGGCGAGCAAGACCAAGATATTTATTGTTATGGAATTTGTTACTGGAGGAGAGCTCTTTGATAATATT GTGAATCACGGACGAATGCAAGAAGATGATGctagaaaatattttcaacagCTCATTAATACTGTTGATTATTGCCATAGTAGGGGAGTTTTTCACAGAGATCTGAAG CCGGAAAACTTATTGATGGATGACGCCGGGAACCTAAAAGTTTCCGATTTCGGATTAAGTGCTCTATCTCAAACTGTCCGG GATGATGGTTTACTGCATACTACCTGTGGAACTCCGAATTATGTCGCTCCTGAG GTTCTCAACGATCGAGGCTACGATGGAGCAACTGCCGACTTGTGGTCATGTGGAGTGATACTCTTTGTTTTGCTTGCAGGATACTTGCCTTTCGACGATGCAAATCTTATGAACTTGTATTCAAAA ATATCTTCTGCCGAGTTCACTTGCCCCTCGTGGTTTTCCTTTGGTGCCATGAAATTAATTGCTCGGATTCTTGAACCAAATCCCATGAAA CGTATTACTATCCCTGAAATATTGGAAGATGCGTGGTTTAAGAAAGGTTACAAAGCACAGATATTTCACGAGAAAGAAGATGCATGTTTGGATGACGTTGAAGCTGTTTTTAAGGATTCCGAG GAACATCTTGTGATGGAGAAAAAGGAGGAACAACCAACGGCAATGAACGCCTTTGAGCTAATCTCCATGTCTAAAGGTCTCAATCTTGGGAATCTATTCAATGCAGAACAG GAATTCAAGAGGGAAACGAGGTTTACATCCAAGCGCCCTGCCGATGAGATCATAAAGAAAATCGAACAAGCAGCAAAACCACTCGGTTTTGACATTCGCAAGAAGAACTACAAG ATGAGGCTTGAAAACATAAAAGCTGGAAGAAAAGGAAACCTTAACGTTGCTACCGAG GTCTTTCAAGTTGCCCCTTCTCTGCATATGGTTGAGTTTAGAAAGGCCAAGGGAGATACCTTGGAGTTCCACAAG TTCTACAAAAATCTGTTAACCTCCCTTGAGGACGTAGTTTGGATAACCGAAGAGGGCATGAAGAAATGA
- the LOC140840061 gene encoding probable serine/threonine-protein kinase PBL3: MGICLQKPAKLAPASSGQFSDKIPPGNTTQDNLYRSNQLSHSGLLCHAVAASKFGQFPSGNLRSFTFNDLKNATRNFRFDSLLGEGGFGFVFKGWIDEQTFTPCKPGTGMVVAVKKLKSESYQGHREWLTELNYLSLLHHENLVKLIGYCAESEYRLLVYEYMPKGSLENHLFKKGAQLMTWATRIRVAVDVARGLSYLHSLDANVIYRDLKASNVLLDSEFNAKLSDFGLARAGPKGDKTHVSTRVIGTKGYAAPEYVATGRLTPKCDVYSYGVVLLELLSGKRALGDENAGGADENLVDWAKPFLNDPRKMLRIMDSRLGGQYSKKDAQFLAVLALQCLNTDPRNRPTMSEVVAAFEQLQASIVANRVLVEARKKNMVDRKF; the protein is encoded by the exons ATGGGGATTTGCCTCCAGAAGCCTGCTAAACTTGCTCCTGCTTCTTCCGGGCAATTCTCGG ATAAGATCCCACCAGGAAATACAACACAGGACAATTTATATCGTTCGAACCAGCTAAGTCATTCAGGCTTGTTGTGCCATGCTGTTGCCGCATCGAAATTCGGTCAATTTCCCTCCGGCAACCTCAGATCGTTTACTTTCAATGATCTAAAGAATGCCACAAGAAATTTCCGATTCGACAGCCTTCTTGGAGAGGGTGGATTTGGGTTCGTTTTCAAAGGATGGATAGACGAGCAAACTTTCACCCCCTGCAAACCTGGAACCGGGATGgtagttgctgtcaaaaaactCAAATCCGAAAGTTATCAAGGCCACAGGGAATGGCTT ACGGAACTCAACTATTTAAGTCTTCTACACCACGAAAATCTTGTGAAGCTGATCGGCTACTGCGCGGAATCTGAGTACAGGCTTTTAGTCTACGAGTACATGCCGAAAGGAAGCTTGGAAAATCACTTATTTAAAA AAGGAGCACAACTCATGACTTGGGCTACACGAATACGAGTTGCTGTTGACGTTGCTCGAGGGTTATCTTACCTGCATAGCCTAGATGCCAACGTGATATATCGAGACTTGAAGGCATCCAATGTACTTCTTGATTCG GAATTCAATGCAAAACTTTCAGACTTTGGCTTAGCAAGAGCTGGTCCTAAAGGTGACAAAACTCATGTTTCAACTCGTGTCATTGGAACCAAAGGCTACGCCGCACCAGAATACGTAGCAACAG GTCGCTTGACTCCAAAGTGTGACGTATACAGCTACGGTGTGGTGTTGCTGGAGCTGCTATCAGGGAAACGAGCACTTGGAGACGAGAACGCTGGTGGAGCTGACGAAAATTTGGTGGATTGGGCAAAACCATTCCTAAATGACCCGAGAAAAATGTTAAGAATCATGGATTCAAGATTGGGAGGTCAGTATTCTAAAAAGGATGCACAGTTCTTGGCTGTTCTCGCGCTACAATGCCTCAACACTGATCCCAGGAACCGACCGACCATGTCGGAAGTTGTGGCTGCATTCGAACAGCTCCAAGCATCGATTGTGGCGAACAGGGTTTTAGTCGAAGCGCGTAAGAAAAATATGGTCGATAGGAAGTTTTGA
- the LOC140840062 gene encoding uncharacterized protein, whose protein sequence is MGDDKPRGTASGAKWDNPNHQLYLHHSDQPGAILVPQSLAEDNYSTWKQSMTMALTVKNKIGLIDGSINEPSERNSDEHQQWNRCNNLVKTWLLGSMSKDIAGSVINCKNARHIWLELQERFSQVNVVELFNIENEIHNCVQGSMSVGSYFTKLKGLWDQREAICTFPICTCGSIKEVAAYLETQKTMKFLMGLNESYAGVRSNTLLLDPLPTVNKAYSLVLRHEKQAEATSGKSQDQPEAAVFAIKNPNRKAEDEQRCTKCNRTNHTTKNCRAHLKCDFCGWKGHTVEFCRKKKAATEDNSTISKGNQAAYLTEKKETSFPFSSEQCRQILEMLRSKTPSANHVSNCSTHDELSGPTLGEDDWDGN, encoded by the exons ATGGGAGACGATAAACCAAGAGGCACGGCTTCAGGAGCAAAATGGGACAATCCCAACCATCAACTTTATCTTCATCATTCGGATCAACCTGGCGCCATTCTTGTGCCACAGTCTTTGGCCGAAGACAATTACAGCACATGGAAACAGTCCATGACCATGGCGTTGACAGTCAAAAACAAGATTGGACTCATAGATGGTTCAATCAATGAGCCAAGTGAAAGAAATTCAGATGAGCACCAACAATGGAATCGCTGCAACAATTTGGTAAAGACTTGGCTACTGGGATCTATGTCTAAAGACATTGCTGGTAGTGTAATCAATTGCAAAAACGCTAGACATATATGGCTGGAATTGCAGGAGAGGTTCTCACAAGTGAACGTGGTTGAGCTATTCAACATCGAAAACGAAATTCATAATTGTGTACAAGGCAGCATGTCTGTGGGATCTTATTTTACCAAACTGAAGGGACTATGGGATCAGCGTGAAGCAATCTGTACTTTTCCTATATGCACTTGTGGATCAATCAAAGAGGTGGCTGCATATCTGGAAACACAGAAAACCATGAAATTTCTCATGGGTCTCAATGAATCATATGCAGGTGTTCGGAGTAATACCTTATTACTGGATCCATTACCCACGGTGAATAAAGCATATTCCCTAGTACTCCGCCATGAGAAACAAGCAGAAGCGACATCCGGAAAGAGTCAAGACCAACCAGAAGCTGCTGTCTTTGCCATAAAGAATCCAAATCGCAAGGCTGAAGATGAGCAAAGGTGCACAAAGTGCAACAGGACAAATCACACCACCAAAAATTGTCGTGCACATCTCAAATGCGATTTTTGCGGATGGAAAGGGCACACTGTAGAATTTTGTCGCAAAAAGAAAGCAGCAACTGAGGATAATTCAACAATTTCGAAGGGAAATCAGGCTGcatatctaactgaaaagaaAGAGACGAGCTTTCCGTTCTCATCTGAGCAGTGCAGGCAAATACTAGAAATGTTGAGATCCAAAACCCCCTCTGCAAATCATGTTAGTAATTGCTCAACCCATGATGAACTTTCAG GACCTACGCTCGGGGAAGACGATTGGGACGGGAATTGA